Within Limisalsivibrio acetivorans, the genomic segment TTTCTCGAAGTAGCATATTGCAAGGTAAAGGTCGGGTGAAACGCCCTCTTTCTCTTCAAGGTTGCTGAGTTCTGAATCCATGCCGGAACACTCTCCGGCCTTTATTTTACTGAATACCCTTTCATATGCGGGTGAATACTCCCCTGCAACGGGATAATACGCCGCATATGCCAGCGAAGCGGTAAGTAAAACAGAGGCAGCCAGACATATCTTTGCGGCTCTCTTAAAATACATAACGATCCCCCTCCCGAAAGGAAACGCACCCTTTGCGGGATCTGATTGTCTTTAGCGCAACGGTCTGAGCACCTCATAGGGCACATTCCGACTGCGTTTTCCATTATACCATTATTTTATAGGGGGGGGAGTCCAAAGTAAAGTGAATTACCCCGCTGTTTTACTGCCTTTCAGTCTTCTGGAGTTAAGGATGAACCCGATGCCCACAACTACCATTATGACGCTAAGAAGATGCGGAGCACGGAAAGCGCCGAGCATTAGATCATCCGCTCGGAATGTTGTTACAAAGCCCCTTATAACACCGTAAAGGATCAGGTATCCTCCAGTAATCATTCCTGTACCGATGATTTTATCCTTCTTCCAGAAATATAGGAGGAGTGCAAAACCTATGAAATTAAGGATCATCTCGTAGAAGAATGTGGGGTGGACAGGGAGCGTGCCGAAATCCATGTATGCTGGGCCTCTATATTTAGAGGGGAAGCTGATTCCCCACGGGAAGTACTCATGGAGGTAGTAGGCCTTACCTTCGAAGTTAACTATAAGCTCCCCCCCTTTCCGTTTTATTATTTCAGATAGAATAGAAACACTCCTCGGTGTATCCTGAAGGCCCACCTGGGAGAGTACACTGCTCCAGAATTCGGGGAATACGTTTTTTAGTCTGAATATAATATCAGGCGGCGTCATCGTGGGAACACCATGGGCCTCGCCGTTGGCAAAATTGCCAAAACGCCCCAGCCCCTGCGACAGGAGAAGGAAAGGGAACATGGCATCGCCGAGGATGAGTGGGTTGATCTTCTTGTACCAGCAGTAGGAGAGTGCGGCGATAAAACCGCCGATTATACCGCCGTGGATTGCAAGGCCGCCATGCCATATGGCTATCATCTCTAAAGGGTTGCCACCGTAGTAGTCCCACCGGAAGGCGACGTAGTACATCCTTGCACCGAGCAGGGCGATTATGAAGGTGAATATGATAAAGTTTTCGGTTTCGGCTGGCTTTATACCGAACTTCTCCGCCCTTTTTCTGGTGAAGTATATTGTGAGCAGAAGACCGATAATGTACATTAGGCTGTAAATTCGCAGCTCAAAGAAGCCGATCTTGAATAAATAGGGGAACAAACCCAACCTCCTGCGATAAGCTTTGAGGTTCTGATTATTAACGTAACTAAGTACTTTGTAAAGTGCTGTGAAGCGGATAACATCAATTCTACAAAAATTTGGCATTATCCGACGTATTAGCTGTTGATCTTTCTCCTTGTTAGTGATAGAAAACTGATCCACTTCGCACGCCCCAGTTGCGTCCATATGGGCATGTGCCGCTACATGAAACGCTGCGGTGCCCTTTGGCAGGGGCGGAGGATAAACAAATTTGGAGGAAACATGTCTTACATTTCTATGAAAAACCTGCTCGAAGCAGGTGTGCATTTCGGACACCAGACAAAGCGCTGGAACCCGAAGATGGCAAAGTACGTCTTCGGTGCAAGAAACGGTATCTACATTCTCGACCTGCAGAAGACTGTGCAGTGCTTCAACCTCGCATACGAGTTCATCAGAGATGCCTCAAAAGCTGGTAGCACCTTCCTTATGGTCGGTACTAAAAAGCAGGCCCAGGAAGCTATCAGAGATGCTTCTGAGAAATGCGGCTGCTACTACGTAAACCAGAGATGGCTCGGCGGAATGCTCACAAACTTCGAAACTATTAAAACACGTATCCAGAGGCTTAAGGAACTCGAAGAGATGTTCGCCAGCGGATTCGTTGACAGATTCACAAAGAAAGAGATCGCAAGGCTCCGCAGAGAGTATGAAAAGCTCCAGAAGAACCTCAGCGGTATCAAAGATATGGGTGAGCTTCCCGATATCATGTTCATCATCGATATCAAGATGGAGCAGAACGCAATAAACGAAGCACGCAAGCTCGGTATCCCCGTTGTAGCCATCGTTGATACAAACTGCGACCCCGACCTTGTAGACTTCCCCATCCCCGGTAACGACGACGCTATCAGGGCATGCCAGCTTATTTCCACCAGGATCGCAGACGCTATCCTTGAAGGCAAGCAGCTCCGTGAGGACGAGCTTGTGCAGGAAGTACGCGAAGCGGCTGAGGATCAGGACGATGTTCCCGTTGAGGAAATCGTTGACGAATCCGTTCCCGCTGAGGCGGAGGCAAAGCCCGCAGAAGAAGAGAAAACAGAAAAAGATACAGAAAAGGAGAACAACTAATCATGGCACAGATCACAGCCTCTATGGTGAAGGAGCTCCGTGAAAAAACCGGAGCCGGCATGATGGACTGCAAAAAAGCCCTTGCCGAGAACGACGGTGATATTGAAAAAGCGGTGGAGTTTCTCCGTAAAAAAGGTCTTTCCGCTGCTGCTAAAAAAGCGGGCAGAATCGCCGCCGAAGGTGTAGTTGCAGAATACAGCGCAGACAATGTCGGCGCTATTATTGAAGTTAACACAGAAACAGACTTCGTAGCTAAAAACGACGATTTCAAAGCTTTCGTAGCAGAGCTTGCAAAAATAGTTGCAGAGCAGAACCCCGCAGATGTTGATGCCCTCATGAAGTGCAAGACTGCAGACGGCTCAACAGTAGAGGAAGAGCTTACCGAGAAGATTGCAACCATTGGCGAGAAGATCAGCATACGCAGGTTCGTACGCCTTGATGGTGAGAACATCAGCACATACATCCACATGGGCGGCAAAATCGGCGTTATCACATCCCTCAAGGGTGGCGATGCGGATCTTTCCAAGGATATCTGCCTCCATGTTGCAGCTTCCAACCCCAAGTATCTCAACAAGGATCAGGTAGACCAGGAATTCATCGACAAAGAGAAGGATATCTTCGTTGCCAAGCTCAAGGAGCAGGGCAAGCCCGAGAATATCATCCCCAAGATCGTTGAAGGTCAGGTTAACAAGCTTCTTCAAGAGGTATGCCTCGTGAACCAGCCTTTTGTTAAGGATCCCGATGTAACCATCGAAAAGCTCCTTAGCAACAAGGGTGCAGAGATCGTTTCCTATAGCCGTTTCGAAATGGGTGAGGGTCTCGAAAAAAAGCAGGAGAATTTTGCGGAAGAGGTTATGAAGCAGATCAAGAGCTAAGCAAAGGTTCTTGCTGTTCCATTAGTGTTGCATTCAACGCTATATCCAAACTGCAAAACAAGAGATAGAATGAAGGCGGTTGCACGTTTATACGGACAGCCGCCTTTTTTATGGCTGATTTGATTTATGTAATTTTCCATCCATGGAAATTCCATTGTTGTTCGAGCGGGGGAACCCCGCTCTCTCGTACTTCCGGCTACGATATATCTGGGAAATTCATCATCCTGATAATTTCCCTGCCACTACACTCGGCAAAGCCTTCGCTTCGCTTACTTCCGTTACAGAATATGAAGCATAGCTCCATATTCTTCACTTCAGAGCCAACATCCATGTTGGCTTGATTAGTTTCAACCTCAAACATGTGATTAGCATAAGCTTTCATGGATGAAAGCTCGCTTGCGTAAGTGAGAAGGAAGTAACTAATTAATATTTGGGAAATTCATCATCCTGATAATTTCCCTGCCGCTACGCTCGGCAAAGCCTTCGCTCCGCTTACTTCCGGCTACATAAATTGAATACAATTCAATTTAGTTTCGCCTTCAGGGCTTCCATCCTTGGAAGCCTTTTATATATCAACCTCAAACGTATGATTAGCATAAGCTTTCATGGATTAAAGCGTACTACACATCAATCATTATATTTATCTTCAAAATGGGTTTTTGAGGGGTGCGGGGAACTTTGTTCCCTAAAAAGTTCCCTGCGATCTTTTACTTTCATACTTATATTCGAAATTAGTCACTAATTTATTTGGCTTCGTGCTAAAGCACGCCATACTTTTGGCGCGCAGATTGTAATAGCAATCTTATCACTAATATGAAATAAAAAAGGCTCATGCCATGCAGTCTTCACCACAAAAACTTTCTCCCGAAGGAGGAGCACAGCAATGAGCCATAAGCATCTTAGCATTAGAGATCGAGAAATACTAGAGCGTCTACTTCGCCAGGGATACTCACAACGTAAAATATCCGCAATATTAGGCATTACACAATCTGCTGTAAGTCAGGAAATCAGTCGTAATAAGGATTGCTGTAACAGATATCGAGCTAAAGCATCCCACTCTCGAGCCTTACGTAGGCGCAAAAAGACTAAGGGCGGATTTCGTAAGGATAAGGGATTTTTGTTAAACTATGTCCGAGAGAAACTAGAACAACACTGGTCACCGGAGCAGATATCCGGTCGTTTAAAGAGAGA encodes:
- the lgt gene encoding prolipoprotein diacylglyceryl transferase produces the protein MFPYLFKIGFFELRIYSLMYIIGLLLTIYFTRKRAEKFGIKPAETENFIIFTFIIALLGARMYYVAFRWDYYGGNPLEMIAIWHGGLAIHGGIIGGFIAALSYCWYKKINPLILGDAMFPFLLLSQGLGRFGNFANGEAHGVPTMTPPDIIFRLKNVFPEFWSSVLSQVGLQDTPRSVSILSEIIKRKGGELIVNFEGKAYYLHEYFPWGISFPSKYRGPAYMDFGTLPVHPTFFYEMILNFIGFALLLYFWKKDKIIGTGMITGGYLILYGVIRGFVTTFRADDLMLGAFRAPHLLSVIMVVVGIGFILNSRRLKGSKTAG
- the rpsB gene encoding 30S ribosomal protein S2, with translation MSYISMKNLLEAGVHFGHQTKRWNPKMAKYVFGARNGIYILDLQKTVQCFNLAYEFIRDASKAGSTFLMVGTKKQAQEAIRDASEKCGCYYVNQRWLGGMLTNFETIKTRIQRLKELEEMFASGFVDRFTKKEIARLRREYEKLQKNLSGIKDMGELPDIMFIIDIKMEQNAINEARKLGIPVVAIVDTNCDPDLVDFPIPGNDDAIRACQLISTRIADAILEGKQLREDELVQEVREAAEDQDDVPVEEIVDESVPAEAEAKPAEEEKTEKDTEKENN
- the tsf gene encoding translation elongation factor Ts, which encodes MAQITASMVKELREKTGAGMMDCKKALAENDGDIEKAVEFLRKKGLSAAAKKAGRIAAEGVVAEYSADNVGAIIEVNTETDFVAKNDDFKAFVAELAKIVAEQNPADVDALMKCKTADGSTVEEELTEKIATIGEKISIRRFVRLDGENISTYIHMGGKIGVITSLKGGDADLSKDICLHVAASNPKYLNKDQVDQEFIDKEKDIFVAKLKEQGKPENIIPKIVEGQVNKLLQEVCLVNQPFVKDPDVTIEKLLSNKGAEIVSYSRFEMGEGLEKKQENFAEEVMKQIKS